A genome region from Schlesneria paludicola DSM 18645 includes the following:
- a CDS encoding TetR/AcrR family transcriptional regulator, whose translation MQAAKKLSAEQRRAEIIQAARQLFAEKGFDGTTTRELAVAAGVSEALMFKHFPNKEALYTAMQLACCNERIFDEIGRLESLEPSASTLVLLVHFMVSRVLFDAERHPDKAIHARLMLRSLTEDGEFVRLCLNGLPLRLNQMMVSCLNASIAAGDAYDGPVIPELGCWFVHHLSAMIRTYLMPATPVVHYGVSRDKLVEQVAWFTLRGMGLKEEAISRYYNPKALLLFAE comes from the coding sequence ATGCAGGCCGCTAAAAAACTGAGTGCCGAGCAGCGACGTGCGGAGATCATCCAGGCCGCGCGACAGTTATTTGCCGAGAAGGGTTTCGATGGCACGACGACGCGCGAACTGGCCGTCGCCGCCGGGGTCTCGGAAGCCTTGATGTTCAAGCATTTCCCGAATAAGGAAGCGCTCTACACCGCGATGCAATTGGCCTGCTGCAATGAGCGGATCTTTGATGAAATTGGCCGGCTGGAATCGCTTGAGCCCTCGGCATCCACACTTGTCCTGCTCGTGCATTTCATGGTTTCGCGAGTCCTGTTTGATGCGGAACGACATCCAGACAAAGCGATTCATGCTCGATTGATGCTGCGAAGCTTAACTGAAGATGGCGAGTTTGTCCGTTTGTGTCTGAACGGATTGCCCTTGCGGCTGAACCAGATGATGGTCAGTTGCCTAAACGCTTCAATTGCCGCTGGTGACGCTTACGACGGCCCAGTCATTCCTGAACTGGGCTGTTGGTTTGTGCATCATCTGTCTGCGATGATCAGGACCTATCTCATGCCGGCCACGCCGGTCGTACATTACGGAGTGTCACGCGACAAACTGGTGGAGCAGGTCGCGTGGTTCACGCTACGTGGGATGGGACTGAAGGAAGAAGCGATTTCTCGATACTACAACCCGAAGGCGTTGCTGCTGTTCGCGGAATAG
- a CDS encoding efflux RND transporter periplasmic adaptor subunit has product MRGFIKFLTTASLMLSLPLTGCGRGPSGPVQTAPVPVTVSLPLKKNVSDFSDLTGRTSAVETVDVRARVDGYLEKIHFKEGALVKKGELLFEIDPRPYQAQVNFAKAQVAANEALLTKAKADNVRNKTLAQKSPGTISQQDLDQFQSAEDQAIANVGTAKATLETNELNLAFTKVLSPIDGRVSRYNQTVGNLIQQDTTLLTTIVSVDPIYVYADVDEQTVLHVREMIREGKAKSARDTDIHVKLGLANRRGFQRDGTINFVDNQLNPKTGTLRIRAVFPNEDQFLTPGMFGRVRIPIGEPHDALLVSDRAIDTDQGQKIVYIVDKDNKVDSRPVTLGAVDDGLRVIEAGLSPTDHVIVNGLQRIRPGVTVDPKLVEMPGSSVPSTSPDSSAEERSPAH; this is encoded by the coding sequence ATGAGAGGCTTTATCAAGTTTTTGACGACGGCATCGTTGATGCTCAGCCTCCCACTGACCGGCTGTGGTCGGGGGCCTTCCGGTCCCGTCCAAACGGCACCTGTGCCGGTGACAGTCAGCCTTCCGCTCAAGAAAAACGTCAGTGACTTTTCGGACCTGACCGGCCGAACGTCCGCCGTCGAAACCGTGGATGTCCGTGCCAGAGTGGACGGGTACCTCGAAAAGATCCATTTCAAAGAAGGCGCGCTGGTCAAAAAGGGGGAACTGCTGTTTGAGATCGATCCTCGGCCCTATCAGGCTCAGGTGAACTTCGCCAAGGCACAAGTGGCCGCCAATGAAGCCCTGCTGACCAAGGCCAAAGCGGATAACGTTCGCAACAAGACCCTGGCTCAAAAGTCGCCTGGCACCATCAGTCAGCAGGATCTGGATCAATTCCAATCCGCAGAAGACCAGGCAATCGCGAACGTCGGCACCGCAAAGGCGACGCTCGAAACAAACGAGCTCAATCTGGCATTTACCAAAGTCCTGTCACCGATCGACGGGCGAGTCAGCCGGTACAATCAGACCGTCGGCAACTTGATCCAGCAAGACACCACGCTGCTGACCACCATCGTCTCGGTCGATCCGATCTACGTCTATGCCGATGTGGACGAGCAAACCGTGCTTCACGTGCGCGAGATGATTCGCGAAGGGAAAGCGAAGTCGGCCAGAGACACAGATATCCATGTCAAACTGGGACTCGCGAACAGACGCGGCTTTCAACGAGACGGCACGATCAACTTTGTCGACAACCAACTGAACCCCAAGACAGGCACGTTGCGGATTCGTGCCGTTTTTCCGAACGAAGATCAGTTTCTAACACCGGGCATGTTCGGACGAGTGCGAATTCCGATTGGCGAACCACATGATGCGTTGCTTGTCTCTGATCGCGCGATTGATACCGATCAGGGCCAAAAGATTGTTTATATCGTCGACAAAGACAATAAAGTCGATTCACGTCCCGTCACCTTAGGTGCCGTTGATGATGGTTTGCGCGTGATCGAAGCGGGCCTGTCTCCGACGGATCATGTGATCGTCAATGGATTGCAGCGCATCCGGCCCGGAGTGACCGTCGATCCCAAACTGGTCGAAATGCCCGGTTCGTCTGTGCCCAGCACTTCACCTGACAGCAGCGCAGAAGAGCGCTCGCCTGCCCATTGA
- a CDS encoding efflux RND transporter permease subunit, with product MLARFFIDRPVLAWVISIIIVLMGLIAAALLPVAQYPQIAPPTVQVKANYPGANAQVVADTVAAPIEQQINGVENMMYMSSQSSNDGSYSLDVTFELGTDLNMAQVLVQNRVAIAQPVLPDVVKAVGVTVKKRSPDILLVVNLYSDVNPTTNELYYDQLYLSNYATIQLLDSLARLKGVGDVFTFGGQDYSMRVWLDPNELASRSLSASDVVNVLREQNVQVAAGQIGQAPVPKGQNFQFTVSTLGRLTDAEQFGNIILATGTDGEVTYLKDVARTELGARSQDQTLTLDMKPSVGLAIFQLPGSNALDTADLIKAKMHELESRFPKGLKYEIAYDTTPFIHESIGEVFKSLRDAVILVAVVVLLFLQDWKALLLPVIDVGVSLIGTFAVMALLGFSLNNLTLFGLVLAIGIVVDDAIVVLENIERWLEKGLPVREATIQAMSEITGPIVAITLVLSSVFLPSAFLGGITGQFFRQFALTIAASMIISAINAMTMTPARAASIFAGRKIGEHGHEGKEALPWWFFGLVGGMVSVWLLKLMFGTHLGLSVHGEAGEGGPQSLLDVIRNAGLQVLLFIPGAIVGGIIGRLIIKPVNWTLGKFFQAFNWIFDRTTDLYGKSVGWALRLNVIVLLIYGGIIGLTGYGFTRVPVGFIPSQDKGRLIATIQLPDSASLERTKEVSLAVERIALETPGVAHTLGNPGRSFVLNTVGSNLGSMFITLKPFDERLSPSLSADAIAAKLRQRIQKEILEARVNVFGAPAVDGLGSAGGFKLMVETIGDVNFVTLQGQADNLVDKGNQQPGLVGLFNGFRASTPQLYADVDRVKCKTLGVALTDVFATLQVYLGGNYVNDFNRFGRTWQVNVQADAPFRIDAESVKQMKVRSITGDMIPLGSLLNIRDNGGPLVVTRYNMFPAATISGASRPEMSTGDVLNTMEALAQQELPRSMTYEWTDLMYLQKQSSKLESFRDLQQNPFSAFALGVILVFFVLSGLYESWSLPMAVILVVPMCLSSALAGIAMARMDINIFVQVGFVVLVGLACKNAILIVEFARDRQKEGASLYDASLEAAKVRLRPIIMTSFAFILGVLPLVISHGAGAEMRRTLGTAVFAGMLGVTLFGIYLTPVFFYVVRQMSDWMGTGPKPALAAHPRGEAPSTHAIVTNSAPTTPQPVEATAPKGQPKD from the coding sequence ATGCTCGCTCGCTTCTTTATCGATCGACCGGTGCTCGCCTGGGTGATCTCGATCATCATCGTCCTGATGGGACTGATCGCGGCCGCACTGCTACCGGTCGCGCAGTATCCGCAAATCGCACCGCCGACCGTCCAGGTGAAGGCGAACTATCCCGGTGCGAATGCACAAGTCGTTGCCGATACCGTCGCCGCTCCGATCGAGCAGCAGATCAACGGTGTCGAAAACATGATGTACATGTCGTCGCAAAGCAGCAATGACGGTTCCTATTCATTGGATGTCACCTTTGAGCTCGGAACCGACCTGAATATGGCGCAAGTGCTGGTGCAGAACCGCGTCGCCATTGCGCAGCCCGTTCTACCCGATGTGGTCAAGGCCGTTGGCGTCACGGTCAAAAAGCGATCACCGGACATCCTGCTCGTCGTGAATCTGTACTCCGACGTCAATCCGACCACGAATGAGCTTTATTACGATCAGCTTTACCTGAGCAACTACGCCACGATTCAATTGTTGGACTCGCTGGCTCGACTCAAGGGCGTCGGTGACGTCTTTACCTTCGGCGGGCAAGACTACAGCATGCGGGTTTGGCTCGACCCGAATGAACTGGCCTCACGTAGCCTTTCCGCCAGCGATGTTGTCAATGTCCTGCGTGAGCAGAATGTTCAAGTCGCTGCCGGCCAGATCGGGCAGGCCCCTGTGCCAAAGGGACAGAACTTTCAGTTCACCGTCAGCACACTGGGACGACTGACCGACGCCGAACAGTTCGGCAATATCATTCTGGCCACCGGCACCGACGGTGAAGTCACCTATCTCAAGGATGTGGCAAGAACGGAGCTCGGCGCCAGAAGCCAGGATCAAACCTTGACGCTCGACATGAAGCCGTCGGTCGGGCTGGCCATCTTTCAGCTTCCAGGATCGAACGCACTCGACACGGCCGATCTGATTAAAGCCAAGATGCACGAGTTGGAGTCACGATTTCCCAAAGGGCTGAAATACGAAATCGCGTATGACACGACCCCGTTCATTCATGAATCGATCGGAGAAGTATTCAAATCCCTGCGCGACGCCGTGATTCTGGTGGCCGTCGTTGTCTTGCTGTTCCTGCAAGACTGGAAAGCGTTGCTGCTACCCGTCATCGACGTCGGCGTGTCGCTGATCGGCACATTCGCCGTGATGGCCCTTCTTGGGTTTTCACTGAACAACCTGACTCTGTTCGGCCTCGTGCTCGCGATCGGGATTGTGGTCGATGACGCCATCGTGGTGCTGGAAAATATTGAACGGTGGCTCGAGAAAGGCCTACCCGTGCGCGAGGCCACGATCCAGGCCATGAGCGAGATCACCGGACCGATCGTCGCCATCACATTGGTTCTCAGTTCTGTCTTCCTGCCCAGTGCCTTTCTGGGCGGAATCACGGGCCAGTTTTTCCGTCAGTTCGCGCTCACGATCGCCGCGTCGATGATTATCTCGGCCATTAACGCCATGACGATGACCCCCGCTCGCGCGGCCTCAATCTTTGCCGGGCGCAAGATTGGCGAGCATGGCCATGAAGGGAAAGAGGCTTTGCCGTGGTGGTTCTTTGGACTGGTTGGCGGCATGGTGTCGGTCTGGCTGCTGAAATTGATGTTCGGCACCCATCTGGGATTGTCGGTTCATGGTGAGGCGGGAGAAGGGGGCCCTCAATCACTGTTGGACGTCATTCGCAACGCGGGTCTGCAGGTCTTGCTGTTCATTCCGGGTGCGATCGTGGGGGGGATTATCGGCCGATTGATTATCAAACCCGTCAACTGGACGCTGGGAAAGTTCTTTCAGGCCTTCAATTGGATCTTCGATCGCACGACGGACCTGTATGGAAAAAGCGTTGGCTGGGCACTGAGATTGAACGTGATCGTCCTGCTGATTTACGGTGGGATCATCGGATTGACCGGATACGGATTTACCCGGGTGCCAGTCGGTTTCATTCCCTCGCAGGACAAAGGGCGTTTGATTGCGACGATCCAACTTCCCGACTCGGCATCCCTGGAGCGAACGAAAGAAGTCAGTCTGGCCGTCGAACGGATCGCACTCGAGACGCCCGGTGTCGCCCATACGCTGGGGAATCCCGGCCGTTCATTCGTGCTGAATACCGTGGGATCGAACCTCGGATCGATGTTCATCACGTTAAAACCATTCGACGAACGACTGTCACCGTCGCTCAGTGCTGACGCCATTGCCGCAAAGCTTCGTCAGCGGATTCAGAAAGAGATTCTTGAAGCTCGCGTCAACGTCTTTGGGGCACCGGCCGTCGACGGACTAGGAAGTGCGGGAGGCTTCAAGCTGATGGTCGAGACGATTGGCGATGTGAATTTTGTGACACTTCAGGGCCAGGCCGACAACCTGGTCGACAAGGGCAACCAACAACCGGGTCTGGTCGGATTGTTCAATGGATTTCGCGCCAGTACGCCCCAGTTGTACGCCGATGTGGATCGCGTCAAATGTAAAACATTGGGGGTCGCGCTGACAGATGTCTTCGCGACACTTCAGGTGTATCTGGGCGGAAACTATGTGAATGACTTCAATCGCTTCGGCCGAACCTGGCAAGTCAATGTTCAAGCCGATGCGCCATTTCGAATCGATGCCGAATCCGTCAAGCAAATGAAAGTTCGAAGCATCACGGGCGACATGATTCCCCTCGGAAGCCTTCTTAATATCCGCGACAATGGCGGACCATTGGTCGTCACGCGCTACAACATGTTCCCCGCCGCAACCATCTCTGGGGCATCACGGCCCGAAATGAGTACCGGCGATGTCCTGAACACGATGGAAGCTTTAGCACAGCAGGAATTGCCACGGTCCATGACCTACGAATGGACGGACCTGATGTATCTTCAGAAACAGTCGAGCAAGCTTGAGTCGTTTCGCGATCTACAACAGAACCCCTTTAGCGCGTTCGCTCTTGGGGTCATTCTGGTGTTCTTCGTGCTGTCCGGACTCTACGAAAGCTGGTCGCTGCCAATGGCGGTCATTCTGGTCGTCCCGATGTGCTTGTCGAGTGCACTGGCGGGAATTGCGATGGCCCGCATGGACATCAACATCTTCGTACAGGTCGGCTTTGTGGTGCTCGTCGGACTGGCGTGTAAGAACGCGATTCTGATTGTGGAATTCGCTCGTGATCGTCAGAAAGAAGGTGCCTCGCTCTACGATGCCTCACTGGAAGCCGCCAAAGTTCGCTTGCGTCCCATCATCATGACATCCTTCGCCTTTATTTTGGGAGTGCTGCCATTGGTCATTTCTCACGGTGCAGGTGCCGAGATGCGCCGTACCCTGGGCACGGCCGTATTTGCCGGGATGCTGGGTGTCACACTGTTCGGAATCTACTTAACACCTGTGTTCTTCTATGTCGTGCGTCAAATGAGCGACTGGATGGGAACGGGCCCGAAGCCAGCACTTGCCGCACATCCCAGGGGCGAAGCCCCTTCCACCCACGCGATTGTGACGAACAGTGCGCCAACGACGCCTCAGCCTGTCGAAGCGACGGCCCCCAAGGGCCAGCCTAAGGATTGA
- a CDS encoding patatin-like phospholipase family protein, whose translation MLSKCIRRGFVPLWIALIAGCATFREFPPLTLNPAVRLIDRDAQTTPEDSEIQQSSASDDGFSRTKQILVLSGGGLNGAFVAGVLNGWSESGNRPRYDMVTGVSTGALIAPFAFLGSDYDGDLKRLYASQRGMKIYRPYSLLALPWSNAFADSEPLRQRIATEVTADMLQKIAHEHRQGRRLYVGTTNLDSQQFVVWDLGAIAAGNDPNKLPLFRNILLASCSVPGLLPPIQINIDVDGKRYTELHADGGVSNSLFLLPQMLGLGDGRSTDPAEKPSTVYVIVAGKLAPDRRPVDGGILRVSDASLRGLMQAQMESDLKRAYVLAQRTGADFRLSAVPQHATINLDSMNGSAQTMRDLFELGRTMGESETLWRHEPPGIAPAEWPVPRSGVRFSQTDDRDVRS comes from the coding sequence ATGTTATCGAAATGCATCCGCCGGGGATTTGTGCCCTTGTGGATCGCCCTGATCGCTGGTTGCGCGACATTCAGGGAATTTCCCCCGTTGACCTTGAATCCCGCGGTTCGGCTGATCGATCGCGACGCACAGACGACGCCCGAAGATTCCGAAATTCAGCAGAGTTCGGCAAGCGACGACGGATTCTCGCGTACCAAGCAGATCCTCGTTTTGTCGGGTGGCGGGTTGAACGGCGCATTCGTCGCCGGGGTTCTGAATGGTTGGTCGGAATCCGGTAATCGTCCGCGTTATGACATGGTGACGGGTGTCAGTACAGGCGCGTTAATCGCGCCATTCGCCTTTCTGGGTTCAGACTACGACGGCGATCTGAAACGGCTGTACGCGTCTCAGCGTGGAATGAAGATTTATCGCCCTTATTCGCTTCTGGCACTTCCCTGGTCGAATGCCTTCGCCGATTCCGAACCCCTGCGACAACGCATCGCCACCGAAGTCACCGCCGACATGCTGCAGAAGATTGCGCACGAGCATCGACAGGGCAGGCGGCTTTACGTCGGAACAACGAACCTGGACTCGCAACAATTCGTCGTGTGGGACCTGGGCGCGATCGCCGCCGGAAATGATCCGAACAAATTGCCGCTCTTCCGAAACATTCTGCTGGCTTCCTGCTCGGTTCCAGGACTGCTACCTCCGATTCAAATCAACATTGATGTCGACGGCAAACGCTATACAGAATTGCACGCCGATGGAGGTGTCAGCAACTCGCTGTTTCTGCTGCCACAAATGCTGGGACTCGGCGATGGAAGGTCGACAGATCCCGCCGAGAAACCTTCGACGGTATACGTGATTGTCGCCGGCAAGTTGGCACCGGATCGACGGCCGGTCGATGGGGGCATCTTGCGCGTCTCGGACGCCTCCCTGAGAGGATTGATGCAGGCCCAAATGGAAAGTGATCTGAAGAGAGCCTATGTGCTGGCGCAGCGGACAGGAGCCGATTTTCGGTTGTCCGCGGTTCCCCAACATGCGACCATCAATCTCGATTCCATGAACGGCAGTGCACAAACCATGCGAGACCTGTTCGAGCTGGGACGAACAATGGGAGAATCGGAGACCTTGTGGAGACACGAGCCTCCCGGCATCGCCCCCGCAGAATGGCCCGTGCCGCGATCAGGAGTTCGATTTTCTCAGACGGACGACAGAGACGTCCGATCTTGA
- the ku gene encoding non-homologous end joining protein Ku, translated as MMPRPNWKGFLKLSLVSVPVTSYSAVSSTEGEIHFHQLHASCRSRIKYVKTCPIHGAVPADEIVSGYEFAKGEYVVIQKEELTEQFLKEEKSIDIQSIIATSALDPIYLTEQSAYLLPEGGIARKPYAVIEQCLREQNRIALGKRIVNGRDSLVAVRPVGKLLVMTTLSNAVQVKASDEYEAQLTDVEVTPSELKLTRTLFEAFYSNTVDLAEFKDEYNNRMSELIEDKLKGHKRTSTRKLDQPDVINLMDALKKSLAAAKPQSTARSRNAKSAKSEPSMAQLKRSAIAAKRKSAKRA; from the coding sequence ATGATGCCCCGCCCGAATTGGAAAGGCTTTCTGAAATTGAGCCTCGTCTCGGTCCCCGTCACATCTTACTCGGCGGTGAGCTCAACCGAAGGCGAAATCCACTTCCACCAATTGCATGCGTCGTGCCGCAGCCGGATCAAGTATGTCAAGACGTGCCCGATCCATGGGGCGGTTCCCGCAGATGAAATCGTCTCTGGTTACGAGTTTGCCAAAGGTGAGTATGTCGTGATCCAGAAAGAGGAACTGACGGAACAATTCCTGAAGGAAGAGAAGAGCATCGACATTCAATCAATCATTGCGACGTCGGCGCTCGATCCGATCTATCTGACAGAACAAAGTGCCTATCTGTTGCCTGAGGGCGGAATTGCCCGAAAGCCTTACGCCGTCATTGAGCAATGTCTGCGCGAACAGAATCGAATCGCGCTTGGGAAACGGATTGTCAACGGCAGAGACAGTCTCGTCGCGGTTCGACCGGTGGGCAAGCTGCTTGTCATGACGACGCTCAGTAATGCGGTGCAGGTCAAGGCGTCCGACGAATACGAAGCCCAACTGACAGATGTGGAGGTGACACCAAGTGAGTTGAAACTGACGCGGACACTATTCGAAGCGTTCTACAGCAACACTGTCGATCTGGCCGAGTTCAAAGATGAATACAACAATCGAATGTCCGAACTGATTGAAGACAAGCTGAAGGGACACAAGCGGACTTCAACACGCAAGCTGGATCAACCTGACGTCATCAATCTCATGGACGCGTTGAAGAAGAGTCTGGCGGCGGCCAAGCCGCAGTCCACCGCAAGATCACGGAATGCGAAGTCGGCGAAATCAGAACCGTCCATGGCACAATTGAAACGCTCGGCAATTGCGGCCAAACGTAAATCGGCGAAACGCGCATGA
- a CDS encoding DUF4126 domain-containing protein, with translation MDLLLGLFIGIGLSAACGFRVFVPLLGMSIASQSGHLTLASGFEWIGTWPAMFAFGSATVLEIGAFYVPWIDNLMDTIATPAALVAGTMVTASQLGDASPFLKWSLAVIAGGGVCGLIQSGTVITRAASSGSTGGLGNFAVSTVELVSSITMTFLVLVLPMIAMAVLFCLLVWTVILIVRWKFRAPSVADPHSNQVASM, from the coding sequence ATGGATCTCCTGCTAGGCCTTTTCATCGGGATTGGATTGAGCGCCGCATGTGGATTTCGGGTATTCGTCCCCTTGCTTGGGATGAGTATTGCATCGCAGAGCGGTCATCTCACGCTGGCTTCCGGCTTTGAGTGGATTGGAACCTGGCCCGCGATGTTCGCATTTGGATCGGCAACGGTTTTGGAGATTGGCGCGTTTTACGTGCCCTGGATCGATAATCTGATGGACACCATTGCAACGCCGGCGGCGCTGGTTGCCGGAACAATGGTGACCGCTTCCCAACTTGGTGATGCGTCCCCGTTTCTGAAATGGTCCTTAGCCGTGATTGCTGGCGGCGGCGTTTGTGGATTAATTCAGTCCGGAACGGTCATCACGCGCGCTGCGTCGTCGGGATCAACGGGTGGGCTCGGCAACTTCGCTGTGTCAACGGTTGAACTCGTGTCGTCGATCACGATGACATTTTTAGTCCTTGTCCTGCCGATGATCGCCATGGCGGTTCTGTTCTGTCTGCTGGTCTGGACGGTCATCCTGATCGTTCGCTGGAAATTCCGCGCACCATCTGTCGCAGACCCGCACAGCAATCAAGTGGCCTCAATGTAA
- a CDS encoding magnesium transporter, which produces MTNEPTSPLPSPDRPLNSPSDVPASGGGPVRKASITTTEQTVEVRGATAEVTPADVMSAEVGTAPVLPSALRDPLFVTSTGSVRDILNDPVTQHMNAFAPLLRDDQSVGASLELIRDSQIPGRVIYFYVVDGEGRLKGVVSTRKLLFTSPQTKIAEIMATQVLSIPSTATVLEACERFTVHKLLAFPVVDDNQKILGVIDIDLYTDEIQEIDRRHDSEDLFQLIGVHLTEAQKGNAGQAFMGRFPWLLCNVAGGMLSAFIADAYQDVSTLAVVAPFISLVTALAESVSIQSVSLAIQSLHSQPSQWSMFARRVGLELLVGLFLGAASGLTVALVAFAWKGSVLVALSLFLGIAGGVVASAGIGLSMPYLLKLCRLDPQLASGPIALTLSDIVTLFCYFNLGRMLLGGF; this is translated from the coding sequence ATGACCAATGAACCGACGAGCCCTCTTCCTTCGCCGGATCGTCCTTTGAATTCGCCCAGCGATGTGCCTGCCAGCGGCGGCGGTCCGGTCAGAAAAGCTAGCATTACGACTACGGAGCAGACCGTCGAGGTTCGCGGCGCGACGGCTGAGGTGACGCCTGCCGACGTGATGTCGGCAGAGGTGGGGACGGCACCCGTTCTGCCGTCAGCGTTGAGGGACCCGTTATTCGTGACAAGCACTGGCAGTGTGCGGGATATCTTGAATGACCCTGTCACGCAACATATGAACGCGTTCGCGCCCCTACTCCGTGACGACCAATCCGTCGGGGCGTCTTTGGAACTGATCCGTGACAGCCAGATTCCTGGCCGCGTAATCTATTTCTATGTTGTCGATGGCGAGGGGCGGCTGAAAGGCGTGGTATCGACTCGCAAGCTGTTATTCACTTCGCCGCAAACGAAGATCGCCGAGATTATGGCGACGCAGGTTCTGTCAATTCCGTCGACGGCAACGGTGCTGGAAGCGTGCGAACGTTTCACCGTTCATAAGTTATTGGCGTTTCCCGTCGTCGACGACAACCAGAAGATTCTGGGGGTCATCGACATCGATTTGTATACCGACGAAATTCAAGAGATCGATCGACGCCACGACAGTGAAGACCTGTTCCAGCTGATCGGTGTGCACCTGACGGAAGCTCAAAAGGGCAATGCCGGGCAAGCGTTCATGGGGCGTTTTCCCTGGTTGCTGTGCAATGTCGCCGGCGGGATGCTGTCAGCTTTCATTGCCGACGCCTATCAGGACGTCTCGACTCTGGCCGTCGTCGCCCCGTTTATATCGCTCGTCACGGCACTTGCCGAAAGCGTCAGTATCCAGTCGGTTTCGCTCGCAATTCAGTCGCTTCATTCGCAGCCGTCTCAATGGTCGATGTTCGCGCGGCGGGTGGGACTGGAACTGCTGGTCGGTCTGTTTCTCGGCGCCGCCAGCGGCCTGACCGTCGCCCTGGTCGCCTTCGCCTGGAAAGGCAGCGTACTCGTCGCACTCAGCTTGTTCCTGGGCATCGCCGGCGGTGTCGTCGCGTCAGCGGGAATCGGCCTGAGCATGCCATACTTATTGAAACTCTGTCGCCTCGACCCTCAATTGGCCTCAGGACCGATCGCACTCACGCTCAGCGATATCGTGACCTTGTTCTGCTACTTTAATCTGGGACGAATGTTGCTCGGCGGATTCTGA